The proteins below are encoded in one region of Ferviditalea candida:
- a CDS encoding recombinase family protein has product MRVAAYVRVSTDEQADKGNSLLEQKERLEAYCKAMGWNRPMFFEDDGFSAKDMRRPDAQKMIERVKNNEFEIVLTSKLDRMSRNLLDMLQFVKLLEEHNCSYVSASEGFDTSTAVGRMVLQLLAAFAEFERERISERVKDNMMSLARNTDKAITLPCYGYDIVEGKYEINDIEAQYVKLMFELAEEGHGHRMIAKRLNEAGAATKRGKLWDQTNVKRLMRTETIAGIMIYNKRQNKNGKMTMRDKKDWIIKNDNHPAIINHERFDRVQEIFKTRSVAHKHAENETYLLTGLVKCKYCGKNMKGNTSRHKNKYGEYTYFRYICSSYVAGYGCKHHAVHRDDLEEQIVERIKMVATSSENQIKMVIAPSRSFDDEIKELKNQLSKINKKMQKQIEAYENDLISAEDLKAARERVDLERTELNVQLKKLENRKGNEIDIKQKAKDLLGDITGIDRVKSKNAIRLLIDHIIVENDQASVVWRS; this is encoded by the coding sequence ATGCGCGTTGCTGCTTATGTCCGCGTAAGTACCGATGAACAAGCCGATAAAGGCAACTCACTATTGGAACAAAAAGAACGTTTAGAGGCTTATTGCAAGGCAATGGGATGGAATAGACCAATGTTTTTCGAGGATGACGGATTCAGCGCAAAAGATATGCGTCGCCCAGATGCACAAAAGATGATTGAACGGGTAAAAAATAATGAATTCGAAATTGTGCTTACTTCAAAACTTGATCGTATGTCGCGAAATCTTTTAGATATGCTTCAATTTGTTAAACTTCTAGAGGAACATAATTGCAGTTATGTTTCAGCTTCGGAAGGCTTTGATACATCCACTGCCGTCGGAAGGATGGTACTACAGTTACTCGCTGCGTTTGCAGAGTTTGAACGGGAACGTATTAGCGAGCGTGTGAAAGATAATATGATGTCATTAGCACGAAACACTGACAAAGCTATTACGCTGCCTTGCTATGGTTATGATATTGTGGAAGGAAAGTATGAAATCAATGATATTGAAGCTCAATATGTCAAACTTATGTTTGAATTAGCTGAAGAAGGTCACGGCCACCGCATGATCGCAAAGCGTCTTAACGAGGCTGGAGCAGCTACAAAGCGAGGTAAACTCTGGGATCAAACGAACGTCAAACGTTTAATGCGGACCGAAACAATTGCCGGTATCATGATATATAATAAGCGCCAGAATAAAAATGGAAAGATGACCATGCGCGATAAGAAAGACTGGATTATAAAGAATGATAATCACCCAGCAATCATTAACCATGAACGGTTTGATCGAGTGCAAGAAATATTCAAAACTCGTTCTGTCGCACATAAGCACGCCGAAAATGAAACCTATCTTTTGACCGGCTTAGTGAAATGTAAATATTGCGGTAAAAATATGAAGGGTAATACGAGTAGGCACAAAAACAAATATGGAGAATATACTTACTTTCGTTATATTTGTTCGTCTTATGTTGCTGGTTACGGATGCAAACATCATGCCGTGCATCGTGATGACTTAGAAGAACAAATTGTTGAGCGCATTAAAATGGTCGCGACATCATCGGAAAATCAAATAAAAATGGTCATCGCACCTTCTCGTTCATTCGATGATGAAATCAAAGAATTAAAAAACCAACTTTCCAAAATCAATAAGAAAATGCAAAAACAAATTGAAGCGTATGAAAACGACCTGATATCTGCTGAAGATTTGAAAGCAGCCCGCGAAAGAGTTGATTTGGAAAGAACTGAACTAAATGTGCAATTAAAAAAACTGGAAAACCGTAAAGGGAATGAG
- a CDS encoding LexA family protein, with the protein MYGKKLRELRKIEGWTQEEVAKRLGVSKQTYSHYENENRRPSLDMVRELASVYGVNIDDIFSDEKVSDLVSLPVVGRISCGDGTLAYEDIERYEPTPKEWIGSGEHFYLHAKGDSMVGARIYDGDLLLIRKQPEVENGEIAAVLIGDEAVLKRVYRNVETLVLQSENAAYPPIFCPPAEAKIIGKLKMNVIKY; encoded by the coding sequence ATGTACGGTAAAAAACTGAGAGAACTCCGAAAAATTGAAGGTTGGACACAAGAAGAAGTGGCCAAGCGATTAGGAGTAAGCAAGCAAACATATTCCCATTATGAGAATGAAAACCGCCGGCCGAGCCTTGATATGGTTAGAGAGTTGGCGAGTGTATATGGGGTTAATATCGACGACATATTCTCGGACGAAAAAGTAAGTGATTTAGTTTCCCTCCCTGTTGTAGGAAGGATTTCATGCGGCGATGGAACTTTGGCTTATGAAGATATCGAAAGATACGAACCAACTCCGAAAGAATGGATCGGGAGCGGCGAACACTTTTATCTCCATGCCAAAGGAGACAGTATGGTGGGTGCCCGAATTTATGACGGCGACCTTCTTTTAATAAGGAAACAGCCGGAAGTTGAGAATGGAGAAATCGCTGCAGTTTTAATTGGTGATGAGGCAGTTTTGAAGAGGGTATATCGTAACGTGGAAACGCTTGTTCTCCAAAGTGAAAATGCTGCTTACCCGCCTATCTTTTGTCCCCCAGCAGAAGCGAAGATTATAGGGAAATTGAAAATGAATGTCATTAAATACTAA
- a CDS encoding helix-turn-helix transcriptional regulator translates to MSIVVTRRKELKWSQDKIAKKINISRQYYNEIENGKRTPSVKIAKELADLLGISWTIFFDKSVNK, encoded by the coding sequence ATGTCGATAGTCGTAACTAGGCGCAAAGAATTAAAGTGGTCACAGGATAAAATTGCTAAAAAAATAAATATATCACGCCAGTATTATAACGAAATTGAAAACGGAAAACGAACGCCTTCCGTGAAGATTGCTAAGGAGTTAGCGGACTTACTCGGCATTAGTTGGACAATTTTTTTTGATAAATCAGTCAACAAATAG
- a CDS encoding DUF7667 family protein produces MIAIHPVHRRLDELQIKVDRLGGYHKLSLDEQRELAQCLKVNADIVRKLDELKQLSFIAHVAGDVDWGLELASRIEEIEVKMI; encoded by the coding sequence ATGATTGCCATACACCCAGTACATCGCAGGCTCGACGAGTTGCAAATAAAAGTGGATAGATTGGGCGGGTATCATAAACTTTCATTGGACGAGCAGCGGGAACTCGCTCAATGTCTCAAGGTAAACGCGGATATCGTCCGCAAATTGGACGAACTCAAGCAACTCTCATTTATCGCTCATGTTGCCGGGGATGTTGATTGGGGTTTGGAGTTGGCAAGTAGAATAGAAGAAATTGAAGTGAAAATGATTTGA
- a CDS encoding host-nuclease inhibitor Gam family protein codes for MNALLAEEFDEINEATESKFQITDLSSLNWALRKMAALQTKKNEVNQLADEEVERIEAYRKRELDTLQRSEEFFKHLIGEYAMKRREEEPGYKGDKTPYGRVGFRKSQPKWHYEDDKLIQFLEANDRADLIRIKKEPIKTEIKKIFQVTNDGDVYDENGQHVEGITVEFMPDTLDVKVE; via the coding sequence ATGAATGCATTATTAGCGGAAGAATTTGACGAGATCAACGAAGCCACGGAATCAAAGTTTCAGATCACGGATCTATCTTCGTTAAATTGGGCTTTGCGGAAAATGGCAGCACTCCAAACCAAAAAGAACGAAGTAAACCAACTTGCGGATGAAGAAGTGGAACGGATTGAGGCGTACCGCAAAAGGGAATTGGATACACTCCAGCGGTCGGAAGAGTTTTTCAAGCACTTGATCGGAGAATATGCAATGAAACGCCGAGAAGAAGAACCGGGATACAAAGGGGATAAGACTCCTTATGGCAGGGTCGGATTCCGAAAGTCTCAACCGAAGTGGCATTATGAAGATGACAAACTGATTCAGTTCTTGGAGGCCAATGATCGGGCTGATCTGATCCGGATTAAAAAAGAGCCTATCAAAACAGAAATCAAGAAGATTTTCCAAGTTACCAATGATGGGGATGTGTACGATGAGAACGGCCAGCATGTGGAAGGTATCACAGTCGAGTTTATGCCGGATACATTGGATGTGAAAGTGGAGTGA
- a CDS encoding ERF family protein, producing the protein MSEKTLVKKLVEVMKHVKYIQKTGKNTFHNYNYATEADVNEKVREVLAENNVILIPNVKSHAHREHINAKGKTEYIVTVEVEFTFIDGDSGERITFTTFGEGQDAGDKGTYKAITGAQKYALMKAFMIPTGDDPEGDLGVDERNNGNENRQDKPPASLKAKYQLGKGSLDGYEDWVEDMKSKGHNYQKMEQILQTALSKKEA; encoded by the coding sequence GTGAGCGAAAAGACGCTTGTTAAGAAATTAGTTGAGGTCATGAAGCATGTCAAATACATTCAGAAAACCGGTAAAAATACTTTTCATAACTACAACTATGCAACGGAAGCGGATGTAAATGAAAAAGTCCGTGAAGTGCTGGCAGAAAATAACGTAATCCTAATTCCAAATGTGAAAAGCCATGCGCACCGGGAACACATCAACGCCAAAGGCAAAACCGAGTACATCGTGACCGTAGAGGTAGAATTCACTTTCATAGATGGAGACAGTGGAGAGAGAATCACGTTCACCACTTTTGGTGAAGGTCAGGATGCTGGAGATAAAGGAACATACAAAGCCATAACAGGAGCACAGAAATATGCGCTTATGAAAGCATTTATGATTCCCACTGGTGACGATCCTGAGGGCGATCTGGGTGTTGATGAACGGAATAATGGGAATGAGAACCGCCAAGACAAGCCTCCGGCATCACTCAAGGCGAAATACCAGCTCGGCAAAGGCAGTTTAGATGGATACGAAGATTGGGTCGAGGATATGAAATCCAAAGGGCACAACTATCAAAAAATGGAGCAGATCTTGCAGACTGCGCTCAGTAAAAAGGAGGCATAA
- the ssb gene encoding single-stranded DNA-binding protein, translated as MLNRSILIGRLTRDPELRYTPSGVATCTFTLAVDRPFKTQLGERETDFINIVTWRQLAETCSNYLRKGRLTAVEGRIQTRNYDKDGRKIYVTEIMADNVRFLEHTNAREAEENGGGPIKGEENELDFLNDDLPF; from the coding sequence GTGCTGAACCGATCTATTCTAATCGGGCGACTCACCCGCGATCCGGAGCTCAGATACACACCTAGTGGAGTTGCAACCTGCACCTTCACGCTAGCCGTGGATCGACCATTCAAAACGCAGTTAGGGGAGCGCGAGACAGATTTCATTAACATTGTGACTTGGCGGCAGTTGGCGGAAACCTGCTCTAATTATTTACGCAAGGGACGTTTAACGGCAGTCGAAGGACGTATCCAGACCCGGAACTATGACAAAGACGGTCGGAAAATCTATGTGACCGAAATCATGGCGGACAACGTTCGATTCCTGGAGCACACCAACGCCCGTGAAGCAGAGGAAAACGGCGGCGGCCCGATCAAAGGTGAAGAAAATGAACTGGATTTCTTGAATGATGATCTGCCTTTTTGA